The following proteins are encoded in a genomic region of Fervidobacterium pennivorans DSM 9078:
- a CDS encoding HU family DNA-binding protein codes for MNKKELVNAVAEKTQLKKKDVKLVIDTLFETIAAALEKGEKVQLVDFGTFEVKKMEGRTGVNPRTKAKIKIPARKVPKFRPGKVLKTRVNK; via the coding sequence ATGAACAAAAAAGAACTTGTCAACGCGGTAGCTGAAAAAACACAACTCAAGAAAAAAGACGTAAAACTCGTTATTGACACACTCTTTGAAACGATAGCAGCAGCTCTCGAAAAAGGCGAAAAAGTTCAGCTTGTCGACTTTGGTACATTTGAAGTTAAGAAGATGGAAGGCAGAACAGGCGTCAACCCAAGAACAAAAGCGAAGATTAAGATTCCTGCAAGAAAAGTTCCAAAATTCAGACCTGGAAAAGTTCTCAAGACAAGAGTCAACAAATAA